From the bacterium genome, the window AAAAGGTTATGAAATCTCTATTGAAAAACTCTCAGATATTATGATGGAATTACAATATCAGGAATGTCATAATATAAATCTTGTTACACCAACACACTTTTTACCCCAGATTTTAAAATCTATTTTAATTTCAATAAAAAAGGGATTGAAAATTCCATTTGTTTATAATTGCGGTGGATATGAAAATGTAGAAACATTAAAAAAAATTGAAGGGATAATTGATATATATATGCCAGATGCAAAATATGGAGATAATGAAAAAGGGGAAAAATATTCAGGAATTCCGGACTACTGGGACAAATGTAAAAAAACACTTATTGAAATGAAAAGACAGGTAGGAGATATAATATTAAGTGATGAAAAGGTTGCTGTAAAAGGATTACTTATAAGGCATCTAGTTCTACCTGAAGATATATCATCAACAGAAAAAGTATTAAAATTTATAAAAACCGAACTTGGTGAAAATACATGGATCAGTTTGTTAAGTCAATATCATCCTGAATATAAGGCATATCTTTATTCCGAAATTAACAGAAGAATTACTTCTGATGAATTTAACAGAGCAATTGAAATCACACAAAAACTAGGTTTTAAAAATGTCATTTATCAAGGATATATAAGAATATGAAAAAAGGAATTATTGTAAGTTTTGAAGGAATTGATGGATGTGGAAAAACTACTCTTGTAAAAAAATTTTATGATTATCTCAAATCTCAAAATTATGATGTGATTATTTTACACGAACCAGGGGGAACTTATATTGGAGAAAAAATAAGGGAATTGCTTCTTAAAAAAAATAATAAAATAACAACTTTTTGCGAACTTTTTTTATATTTAGCAAGTAGAGCACAATTAATCGACGAAAAAATAAAGAAATATTTGATGGAAGGCAAAATTATAATTCTTGATAGATATATTGATTCCACCTATGCCTATCAGGGGTATGGACGAAGAATTCCTTTAACTTTAATAAAAAGAATACATAAATCCATTACTAGAAAAATTTTTTTACCTGATATTACTTTCTTGATTGATGAAAAACCTGAGAACTTAATTGAGATATTAAAAAAGAAAGGAAAAGATAGAATAGAAAAAGAATCCATTGATTTTCAAAAAAAAGTACGTAATGGATATCTTCAATTAGCCAGAGAAAATAAAAGAATAAAGGTAATAAAAAGAAAAAGCGAAGAAGAAACATTTTTAAAAGTTTTAGAAAAATGGGAGCGATTTTTAAATGAAAGTAGAGGAAGTAAAAAATTTGCTGTTAAAAACAAAAGAAAAAAATAAAATACACAATGCTTACATAGTTTATGGAGGAAATGATAAATTGAGGAATGAAGTTGCTTTATTTTTAAGCGGTATTTTAAACTGTTATGAAGGAAAATTCTGTAAAAAATGTGAAATGTGTAAAAAAATTGAAAACAAAACTCATCCTGATGTCAAATGGATAATCCCTGAAAAAAGTATTTTATCAATTAATGAAGTAAGAAGTGTCAAAAATGACATAATTATAAATCCTTACTCTGGAAAATATAAAATTTATATATTTAAGATTGAATATTTAAAAGAAGAAGCGACAAGTGCTTTCTTAAAAGTTATGGAAGAACCACCTGAATATGGTATCCTTATTATTTTATGTCCAAATATAAATTTTTTATTACCAACTGTAATATCAAGGTGTTTTAAAATTTATCTTAATTATGAGTTACCTGAATTAGATGAAAGAAGTATAAAAAATATGGAAGAATTTCTTGAACTTTTAAATCTTGTAAAAAATGGTAATTTCTTTAATTTTTTCAAAAAGGTGGATATAATAAATAAAAGAGATGAGAGAGAGGAAATAGAAAACTGGCTTGAAAATGTTTTAATTTTT encodes:
- a CDS encoding radical SAM protein — encoded protein: MVSYLKLELTEIEKRVNLLFENLKKCSLCGWECNINRYNRKSHCRSGINLKISSYGSHFGEENIISGKRGSGTIFFTNCSLKCVYCQNYDISQLEKGYEISIEKLSDIMMELQYQECHNINLVTPTHFLPQILKSILISIKKGLKIPFVYNCGGYENVETLKKIEGIIDIYMPDAKYGDNEKGEKYSGIPDYWDKCKKTLIEMKRQVGDIILSDEKVAVKGLLIRHLVLPEDISSTEKVLKFIKTELGENTWISLLSQYHPEYKAYLYSEINRRITSDEFNRAIEITQKLGFKNVIYQGYIRI
- the tmk gene encoding dTMP kinase; this encodes MKKGIIVSFEGIDGCGKTTLVKKFYDYLKSQNYDVIILHEPGGTYIGEKIRELLLKKNNKITTFCELFLYLASRAQLIDEKIKKYLMEGKIIILDRYIDSTYAYQGYGRRIPLTLIKRIHKSITRKIFLPDITFLIDEKPENLIEILKKKGKDRIEKESIDFQKKVRNGYLQLARENKRIKVIKRKSEEETFLKVLEKWERFLNESRGSKKFAVKNKRKK